In Elusimicrobiota bacterium, a single genomic region encodes these proteins:
- a CDS encoding aspartate 1-decarboxylase, giving the protein MLRLMCKSKIQRLTVTEKNINYSGSIKIDETLLQKADILPYEVVLVVNVNTGARFETYTIPAKKNSGVIGLQGGAARLGEVGDKLIIISSAYLETEQAKILKPKMVLVNEKNKAV; this is encoded by the coding sequence ATGCTAAGGTTAATGTGTAAAAGCAAAATCCAGAGGTTAACAGTAACTGAAAAAAATATAAATTACTCAGGAAGCATTAAAATAGACGAAACTTTACTTCAAAAAGCGGATATCCTTCCCTATGAAGTGGTCCTGGTAGTAAATGTAAATACAGGAGCAAGGTTCGAAACTTACACTATCCCGGCAAAGAAGAATTCCGGGGTTATCGGCTTGCAGGGCGGCGCTGCCCGCCTTGGCGAAGTAGGCGACAAACTGATAATAATTTCTTCAGCATATTTGGAAACAGAACAAGCAAAAATTTTAAAACCAAAAATGGTTTTGGTTAATGAAAAAAATAAGGCTGTTTAA
- a CDS encoding glutamine amidotransferase family protein produces the protein MNEYDPVCAGPVADRDYRISSACGVIGMMNEQGGRVSGRDVIQSIALMHERSNGLGGGFAAYGIYPEYKNFYAFHMMYENEEAKKTAENYLEQNYEIKRSEPIPIKEIKIIKSWPIIWRYFLKPFAVKGNETEQDFVVRTVMFINQNIKNAFVASSGKNMGIFKGVGYPEDIGEFFRLEEYKAYTWTAHGRFPTNSVAWWGGSHPFGILDWSIVHNGEISSYGINKRYLENYGYKCSFFTDTEVITYLFDLLSRKHELSFEILAKVLSAPFWKQIDRMPQEEKEFYKNLRIVYSSALVNGPFAVIAANNTSMVGLNDRIKLRPLVAARKGDIVYVSSEESAIREICAEPDQVWSPKAGEPVIARLKS, from the coding sequence ATGAACGAATATGATCCGGTTTGCGCTGGCCCGGTAGCTGACAGAGATTACAGGATTTCCTCTGCCTGCGGCGTTATAGGAATGATGAATGAACAGGGTGGCCGCGTATCCGGAAGAGATGTAATTCAGTCAATAGCGCTTATGCATGAACGTTCCAACGGGCTTGGCGGCGGTTTTGCCGCGTACGGCATTTACCCCGAATACAAGAATTTTTATGCGTTCCATATGATGTACGAAAATGAAGAAGCTAAAAAAACAGCAGAAAACTATCTTGAACAGAATTACGAAATAAAAAGAAGCGAACCCATTCCTATAAAAGAAATCAAAATTATAAAGAGCTGGCCGATAATATGGAGATATTTCCTAAAGCCCTTTGCCGTAAAAGGAAATGAAACAGAACAGGATTTTGTAGTAAGAACTGTAATGTTCATCAACCAGAACATAAAAAATGCTTTTGTTGCGTCATCAGGAAAAAATATGGGCATTTTTAAAGGCGTGGGTTATCCGGAAGATATCGGGGAATTTTTCAGGCTTGAAGAATACAAAGCCTATACCTGGACCGCCCACGGAAGATTCCCTACAAACAGCGTCGCCTGGTGGGGCGGATCACACCCGTTTGGAATATTGGACTGGTCTATAGTGCATAACGGTGAAATATCATCTTACGGAATAAATAAACGTTATCTTGAAAATTACGGCTATAAATGCAGTTTCTTCACGGATACGGAAGTGATAACTTATTTGTTTGATTTGCTTTCAAGAAAACACGAACTTTCATTCGAAATACTGGCAAAAGTTCTTTCAGCGCCTTTCTGGAAACAGATTGACAGGATGCCGCAGGAAGAAAAAGAATTTTATAAAAATTTAAGAATTGTTTATTCAAGCGCGCTGGTAAACGGGCCGTTTGCCGTAATAGCCGCAAATAATACTTCGATGGTAGGCCTTAATGACAGAATAAAACTAAGGCCCCTGGTTGCCGCAAGAAAAGGCGATATTGTTTATGTGTCCAGTGAAGAATCAGCGATAAGGGAAATATGCGCAGAGCCGGACCAGGTATGGTCTCCCAAAGCAGGGGAACCGGTAATAGCGAGATTAAAGAGTTGA
- a CDS encoding IMP dehydrogenase: MVKRTSTSEFVIERDKEKCIQCQVCCRMCSNDVHTFDASANEVVSDYSKCVGCHFCETLCPTNSLIIKHNPSEIKTNANWTGNVLTGITKQAETGGVLLTGMGCDKPYPVYWDHVLINASQVTNPSIDPLREPMELRTFIGKKPDRIEFPEKKISEVKPKSKFLEQLQIDVPVLFSAMSYGSISLNACKSLAKAAQESGTFYNTGEGGLHKDLYQYGKNTIVQVASGRFGVHKEYLEAGAAIEIKIGQGAKPGIGGHLPGEKVSEDISQTRMIPVGADAISPAPHHDIYSIEDLKQLIFALKEATRYKKPIGVKVAAVHNVAPIVSGIVRAGADYVAIDGIRGGTGAAPTVIRDNVGIPIEFAIAAVDARLRSEGIRTQVSVIAAGGFRSSGDVIKAIALGADAVYIGTAALVAMGCHLCQKCYTGKCNWGIATQDPYLTKRLNPDIGALRLANLLRGWSMEIKEMLGGMGINALESLRGNREQLRGIALSDTDLKLLGIKPAGEAW; the protein is encoded by the coding sequence ATGGTTAAGAGAACATCAACATCGGAATTTGTAATAGAACGAGACAAAGAAAAATGCATCCAATGCCAGGTGTGCTGCAGGATGTGTTCTAATGACGTCCATACATTTGATGCCTCCGCAAACGAAGTTGTTTCGGATTATTCAAAATGCGTAGGATGCCATTTCTGTGAAACTCTCTGCCCTACAAATTCGCTTATAATAAAACATAACCCTTCAGAAATTAAAACAAATGCAAACTGGACAGGCAATGTCCTTACAGGGATAACCAAACAGGCGGAAACCGGCGGTGTACTTTTAACAGGCATGGGGTGCGACAAACCATACCCGGTTTATTGGGACCATGTTTTGATAAATGCTTCGCAGGTTACAAATCCGTCTATAGATCCATTAAGAGAACCGATGGAGTTAAGGACTTTCATCGGCAAAAAACCGGACAGAATTGAATTCCCTGAAAAAAAGATTTCAGAAGTAAAACCAAAAAGTAAATTTTTAGAACAGCTTCAGATTGATGTGCCGGTTCTTTTTTCCGCCATGTCATACGGTTCAATAAGTTTGAATGCTTGTAAATCATTGGCAAAAGCTGCACAGGAATCCGGAACTTTTTATAATACAGGCGAAGGCGGGCTTCATAAAGACCTTTATCAATATGGAAAAAACACTATAGTGCAGGTTGCCTCAGGAAGGTTCGGCGTGCATAAAGAATATCTTGAAGCAGGCGCTGCTATAGAAATTAAAATAGGCCAGGGCGCAAAGCCCGGCATTGGCGGCCATCTCCCGGGAGAAAAAGTTTCCGAGGATATTTCCCAGACAAGAATGATTCCTGTCGGAGCAGATGCGATTTCGCCTGCCCCGCACCACGATATATATTCCATCGAGGATTTAAAACAATTAATATTCGCTTTAAAGGAAGCTACCCGCTATAAAAAACCTATAGGCGTAAAAGTCGCGGCTGTGCATAATGTTGCACCGATAGTTTCCGGAATTGTAAGAGCCGGTGCGGATTATGTCGCAATTGACGGTATCAGAGGCGGCACCGGGGCCGCGCCTACGGTAATAAGAGACAATGTGGGCATTCCGATAGAATTTGCAATAGCGGCGGTTGATGCCCGATTGCGTTCAGAAGGCATCCGCACCCAGGTTTCTGTGATAGCCGCGGGTGGTTTTCGTTCAAGCGGAGATGTTATTAAAGCCATTGCTTTAGGCGCAGATGCTGTTTACATTGGTACTGCGGCATTAGTTGCTATGGGCTGTCATTTATGCCAGAAATGTTATACCGGAAAATGTAATTGGGGGATAGCTACCCAGGATCCATATTTGACTAAAAGATTGAATCCGGATATTGGGGCTCTGCGTTTGGCCAATCTCCTGCGGGGCTGGTCCATGGAAATAAAAGAAATGTTAGGCGGCATGGGAATCAATGCTCTCGAGAGCCTGCGGGGTAACCGCGAGCAATTGAGAGGCATAGCGCTTTCTGATACGGATTTAAAATTATTGGGAATTAAACCTGCTGGCGAGGCTTGGTAA